From the Synechococcus sp. Nb3U1 genome, the window CTCCACGGGGATCATTGGGAACAGGTCATCCACTGCCATCACTTGTCCCGATAACAGATGGGGATCGAACGCCCGTTCGTGATCCTGGAGTTGAGCAATGGCTTCTAGGAGCGCTCCACGATGAAGACTCTCCTCGTACTCAACCACCCGAATGGCTATCTCTTTGACCAAGGGATCCCTTCAACCCAGCAATGGAAAAAAGGGCAGCGAAAGCTTCCTTTCACAGCCTGTGGAAAAACTGTGGAAAACCGCCATGGCCCGCCCAAGCCACGATGGAATGCCCAACCACATCTAGAGGGAGGATTCACCACATTAAGGGATCTCACACTGACTGTGTGTTAAGTTTTGTAACTTTGTCAGGAAATAGCAACATTTCTGCCCCATCAGCCTGTGGAAAACCTGTGGAAAACTCTAAAAACCTGTGGAAAACCTGTGGAAAAACCCCCCAAGTTATTAACAGGTATAAATACTCTGTGGAAAACTTGGCTAGTTTTCCACATTTTTTCCACAGGTGGGGAATAGGGTCAAAAGGTTGTGGTACAAGGTGTTGGGGATCACTTTCCACAGTTTCCACAGCCCCTACTACTACTAGATCAAAATATTAGATAAAGCAGGGATCGAGATCTTAAACTTCTCGCACGCAAGATCTGCGTTTTGGCAAAGTTGCTGCAAGGGGCAGGGATCCAACTCGGGCAGTCAGTGTAGGATGTGCGTGTTCAGCCCTCAAGTGCCCCTCATGGTGCAAGCCCAAAGTCCCACCGACAACGCGGAGCGTCAACGTGTCAACGAGACGGAGTCCTGGTCTCAGAGCCGCTTTGGCAGAGGTTCAGAAGGGGATCCCTCCCCCTCCATGGCCCTGAACCTGACCTGCGAGCAAGCGGATCTCAGTCATCACCTCGCGTCAGTCGGTCGAGCCGTAGCCAGTCGTCCCACCCTGCCGATTTTGGCCAATGTGTTGCTGGAGGCAGACGCGGAAACTCAACGGGTTGCCCTCACCGCCTTTGACCTGAACCTGGGTATTCGCAGCGAGTTTGACGCCCAGGTGGAGCATTCTGCCCGGACAACCTTGCCCGCCAAGCTCTTCAGCGATATTGTCAGTCGCCTACCCAGTGGCAAGATCACCTTGAGCCAGCCGCAAGAAGGTGCTCCCGTGACCCTGACTTCTGCTGCGGGTCAGTACCAGGTGCGAGGCTTATCGGCTGAGGACTACCCCACCTTGCCGGAAGTGGGCGCCGGTGATGGAGGTGAAGCGGCACAAGCTTTGGAACTGCACATTGAGAGCCTGCTGCAGGGGATCGGTCACACCCTCTTTGCTGCTTCTGGAGATGAAACCAAACAGGTGTTGACGGGGGTGCATGTCAAGCTGCTGGCTGGGGAGGGGGATCCGCCGTTGTTAGAGTTTGCCGCCACCGATGGGCATCGTCTGGCGACCGTGCAGACTGAGCTGATAACCTTCCCGGTTGTGCGCGGCACGAGCAGTGCCGGGATCCCGAGTGAATTGGCGGGGCAGGATCTGGGGGGAGTTAGGCTGGATTTCACCATTCCTGCCCGCACCCTGCGGGAGTTGGAGCGGATTCTGAGTAACCAAGCTGCCGATACGGTGCAGTTGCGTTTTGATCGGGCACAGGTGCAATTCGGCCTCGAGCGCCATTTGATCACCAGCCGCCTTTTGGATGGCCAATACCCCGACTACAACCGTCTGATTCCCACCCAATTTGAGCGGCAAGTGACCCTAGAGCGGCGGCCTTTAATCGAATCCCTGGAGCGGGTTGGGGTGTTTGCCGCTCAAAAGAACGACATCATCAAGTTCAATCTTTCCTCAGCAACCCAAACCCTACAGATCAGCACCGAAGCTCCCGATGTGGGCAGCGGCCAAGAATCTCTGCCGGTACAGATGTCTGGGCCGGATTTGGAGTTGGCCTTTAATGTGCGCTACTTGCTCGATGCCCTCAAGGTGTTTCATACCCAGCAGGTGAGCCTA encodes:
- the dnaN gene encoding DNA polymerase III subunit beta, producing the protein MNLTCEQADLSHHLASVGRAVASRPTLPILANVLLEADAETQRVALTAFDLNLGIRSEFDAQVEHSARTTLPAKLFSDIVSRLPSGKITLSQPQEGAPVTLTSAAGQYQVRGLSAEDYPTLPEVGAGDGGEAAQALELHIESLLQGIGHTLFAASGDETKQVLTGVHVKLLAGEGDPPLLEFAATDGHRLATVQTELITFPVVRGTSSAGIPSELAGQDLGGVRLDFTIPARTLRELERILSNQAADTVQLRFDRAQVQFGLERHLITSRLLDGQYPDYNRLIPTQFERQVTLERRPLIESLERVGVFAAQKNDIIKFNLSSATQTLQISTEAPDVGSGQESLPVQMSGPDLELAFNVRYLLDALKVFHTQQVSLDLNGATQPAIWKPIGAMRLCYLVMPVQLRAT